One Azospirillum sp. B510 genomic window carries:
- a CDS encoding DUF1329 domain-containing protein: MSGPTGFRPDRRQTLGLLLGAAASAAAASAAEPALAQGTPPANAAPPTPPADVGVPRLGEELTPFGAVRAGNRTRAIPPWTGGLTEPPRGYVPGRPSPDPYIEDVRWFTVTAADVERYKVRLTAGQQALLAKYPESFQLALFPCRRSAAAPQRIYDASLANAGRAAVGENGMALRDATVGVPFPIPANGVQAMWNHKLRWRGGPLSRTSLTVVQAGDGTRSFSRLREDFLSPYAAGDMAAPPLLYRRTILDPKEQAGGSLILQGTLDPIATRTRAWVREGERGRVVPAPDFAYDTPDPVTGGICTADMLDMFSGALDRFDYTLVTRREMYMPYNAHRLVNPNLAMRDTLWPGHPNPQFLRYEMHRVWVVDARLKPNFKHALPDRTFYLDEDSWQILASEHYNGKGDLLRYAEAHTLPHWQVPVLLPTVEFAFDLTADRYAARGMENGQPPPQFDAPLTPEDFTADALIRRGRRG, from the coding sequence ATGAGCGGTCCGACCGGGTTCCGCCCCGACCGGCGGCAGACCCTCGGCCTGCTGCTGGGCGCCGCCGCCTCGGCCGCCGCCGCGAGCGCGGCGGAGCCCGCCCTGGCACAGGGTACCCCACCGGCGAATGCCGCGCCGCCCACGCCTCCCGCCGATGTCGGCGTGCCCCGGCTGGGCGAGGAGCTGACGCCCTTCGGCGCGGTGCGGGCGGGCAACCGGACACGGGCGATCCCGCCCTGGACCGGCGGGCTGACCGAACCGCCGCGCGGCTATGTGCCGGGGCGTCCGTCGCCCGATCCCTACATCGAGGATGTCCGCTGGTTCACCGTGACCGCCGCCGATGTCGAGCGTTACAAGGTCCGGCTGACCGCCGGGCAGCAGGCGCTGCTGGCGAAATACCCGGAAAGCTTCCAGCTGGCGCTGTTCCCCTGCCGCCGCAGCGCCGCCGCCCCCCAACGGATCTATGACGCCTCGCTGGCCAACGCCGGCCGCGCCGCCGTCGGCGAGAACGGGATGGCTCTGCGCGACGCCACGGTCGGCGTGCCCTTCCCCATCCCGGCCAACGGCGTCCAGGCGATGTGGAACCACAAGCTGCGTTGGCGCGGCGGCCCGCTGTCGCGCACCAGCCTGACCGTTGTGCAGGCCGGCGACGGCACCCGGTCCTTCAGCAGGCTGCGCGAGGATTTCCTCTCCCCCTATGCCGCCGGGGACATGGCGGCGCCGCCGCTGCTCTACCGCCGCACCATCCTCGACCCGAAGGAGCAGGCGGGCGGCAGCCTGATCCTCCAGGGCACGCTCGACCCGATCGCCACGCGGACCCGCGCCTGGGTGCGCGAGGGGGAGCGCGGGCGCGTGGTGCCGGCGCCCGACTTCGCCTATGACACGCCGGACCCGGTGACGGGCGGCATCTGCACCGCCGACATGCTGGACATGTTCAGCGGCGCGCTCGACCGCTTCGACTACACGCTGGTGACCCGGCGCGAGATGTACATGCCGTACAACGCCCACCGGCTGGTCAACCCCAACCTGGCCATGCGCGACACCCTGTGGCCCGGCCATCCCAACCCGCAATTCCTGCGGTACGAGATGCACCGGGTCTGGGTGGTCGATGCCCGGCTGAAGCCGAACTTCAAGCACGCCCTGCCCGACCGCACCTTCTACCTGGACGAGGACAGCTGGCAGATCCTGGCCTCGGAACATTACAACGGCAAGGGCGACCTCCTGCGCTACGCCGAGGCCCACACCCTGCCGCACTGGCAGGTTCCGGTCCTGCTGCCGACGGTGGAGTTCGCCTTCGACCTGACGGCCGACCGCTACGCCGCCCGCGGGATGGAGAACGGCCAGCCACCGCCGCAGTTCGACGCGCCGCTGACGCCGGAGGACTTCACCGCCGACGCCCTGATCCGTCGCGGCCGCCGGGGCTGA
- a CDS encoding response regulator has protein sequence MSTGVPDDDEILFADEAAGAASVPGAAHEARDAAIDAAAPPWTILVVDDEADVHSMTGLLLDDVVFQRRRLDLIGCLTAADARAVLEHRRDIAVILLDVVMEEDDSGLKLVRWIRDELGNRDVRIILRTGQPGQAPQRDVIVDYDINDYKPKADLSAEGLFTTVIAALRAFDQIQSIETRVAERTRELRESREQAEEATKAKSAFLATMSHEIRTPMNGVLGMLGLLERTELDDHQRDTVGTMRESANALLRIIDDILDFSKIEAGKMDLERVALSVPSLVEGVAETLAPAAGAKGLTLLTYVDPAIPQALLGDPVRLRQILFNLAGNAIKFTESGRVILRAELEPAADGAGPGTGTGTEPILRIAVCDTGIGITETTRQRLFQPFTQAESSTTRRFGGTGLGLSISRRLAALMGGEIGVESTPGAGSIFWLRLPMAHGALPPSAEEPQEAIELTGLTVLLGVPDDTERGFLASYLEQAGARVLPAASPPELAAQARIAREAGCAVGVVTIDEALHVPAAAFAPDELGRRSGEARPPVVLLCHETGGSPYPGPLPGTRGTEAGAVVLSRPLRRLVLLRAVAVAAGRLGAQPQLQPQPAAHAPEPSTAPPATVTAPKTAPKTAAPGPAAAPTLEEAMAAGRLILVAEDNPVNRKVLLMQLQALGYAAEMAPGGAEALAALDAMRQGRRRYALLLTDVQMPEIDGFELTRRIRSGEAPADTGTRLPIIAITANAAPADIESYLAAGMDDVLSKPLELSQLAATLARWMPPAPATDQMADRVADRTSAPSSSAGREPLVELGSLRALCGGDAAMLAELLDDFVSIGRGVVADLGMALDDGDRDWVRACAHNLKGSSRNAGAKPLAEAARLLEQAAAEGAPLARLTEAADRLRAVFAATCEAIGKELAGAERPTA, from the coding sequence ATGAGCACCGGCGTCCCCGACGACGACGAAATCCTGTTCGCCGACGAGGCGGCGGGCGCCGCCTCCGTTCCCGGCGCCGCCCATGAGGCGCGTGACGCCGCCATCGATGCGGCCGCGCCCCCTTGGACCATCCTGGTGGTGGATGACGAGGCCGACGTCCATTCGATGACCGGACTGCTGCTGGACGACGTCGTCTTCCAGCGGCGGCGGCTCGACCTCATCGGCTGCCTCACCGCGGCGGATGCCCGCGCCGTGCTGGAACACCGGCGCGACATCGCCGTGATCCTGCTGGACGTGGTGATGGAGGAGGATGATTCCGGCCTGAAGCTGGTGCGCTGGATCCGCGACGAGCTGGGCAACCGCGACGTCCGCATCATCCTGCGCACCGGCCAGCCCGGACAGGCGCCGCAACGCGACGTGATCGTCGATTACGACATCAACGACTACAAGCCGAAGGCCGATCTGTCAGCGGAGGGCCTGTTCACCACGGTGATCGCGGCGCTGCGCGCCTTCGACCAGATCCAGTCGATCGAGACCCGGGTGGCGGAACGCACGCGCGAGCTGCGCGAGAGCCGCGAGCAGGCCGAGGAGGCGACCAAGGCCAAATCCGCCTTCCTCGCCACCATGAGCCACGAGATCCGCACGCCGATGAACGGGGTGCTGGGCATGCTGGGCCTGCTGGAACGGACGGAGCTGGACGACCACCAGCGCGACACCGTCGGCACCATGCGCGAATCGGCCAACGCCCTGCTGCGGATCATCGACGACATCCTGGATTTCTCGAAGATCGAAGCCGGAAAGATGGATCTGGAGCGGGTGGCTCTGTCGGTCCCCTCGCTGGTCGAAGGGGTGGCGGAAACGCTGGCCCCGGCCGCCGGGGCCAAGGGGCTGACGCTGCTGACCTATGTGGATCCGGCGATTCCGCAGGCATTGCTGGGCGATCCGGTGCGGCTGCGCCAGATCCTGTTCAATCTGGCCGGCAACGCCATCAAATTCACCGAATCCGGCCGGGTCATCCTGCGCGCCGAACTGGAACCGGCGGCCGACGGCGCCGGGCCGGGGACAGGGACCGGGACGGAGCCCATTCTGCGCATCGCCGTCTGCGATACCGGCATCGGCATCACCGAGACCACGCGCCAACGGCTGTTCCAGCCCTTCACCCAGGCGGAAAGCTCCACCACCCGGCGCTTCGGCGGCACCGGGCTGGGGCTGTCGATCAGCCGCCGGCTGGCGGCGCTGATGGGCGGCGAGATCGGGGTGGAAAGCACCCCCGGCGCCGGCTCCATCTTCTGGCTGCGCCTGCCGATGGCCCATGGCGCCCTTCCGCCGTCGGCGGAAGAGCCGCAGGAGGCGATCGAGCTGACGGGATTGACGGTTCTGCTGGGGGTGCCCGACGACACGGAGCGCGGCTTCCTCGCCAGCTATCTGGAGCAGGCCGGCGCCCGCGTGCTGCCCGCCGCCTCCCCGCCGGAACTGGCCGCCCAGGCCCGCATCGCGCGCGAGGCCGGTTGCGCCGTCGGCGTCGTCACCATCGACGAGGCGCTGCATGTGCCCGCCGCCGCCTTCGCGCCGGACGAGCTGGGCCGCCGCAGCGGCGAAGCCCGGCCGCCGGTGGTCCTGCTCTGCCATGAGACCGGCGGATCGCCCTATCCCGGTCCCCTTCCGGGAACGCGGGGAACGGAAGCCGGCGCGGTGGTGCTGAGCCGGCCGCTGCGCCGGCTGGTCCTGCTCCGCGCGGTGGCCGTCGCCGCCGGCCGGCTCGGCGCCCAGCCGCAACTCCAACCCCAGCCCGCCGCCCACGCCCCGGAACCATCCACGGCCCCGCCCGCGACCGTAACCGCGCCCAAGACCGCACCCAAGACCGCGGCGCCCGGGCCGGCGGCGGCCCCGACCCTGGAAGAGGCGATGGCCGCCGGGCGCCTGATCCTGGTGGCGGAAGACAATCCGGTGAACCGCAAGGTGCTGCTGATGCAGTTGCAGGCGCTGGGCTATGCCGCCGAGATGGCGCCTGGCGGGGCGGAGGCGCTGGCGGCGCTCGACGCCATGCGACAGGGCCGGCGCCGCTATGCCCTGCTGCTGACCGACGTTCAGATGCCCGAGATCGACGGGTTCGAGCTGACCCGCCGGATCCGCTCCGGGGAGGCCCCGGCCGACACGGGCACCCGCCTGCCCATCATCGCCATCACCGCCAACGCCGCTCCCGCCGACATCGAAAGCTATCTCGCCGCCGGCATGGACGATGTGCTGAGCAAGCCGCTGGAGCTGTCGCAACTGGCCGCGACGCTCGCGCGCTGGATGCCGCCGGCCCCGGCGACGGATCAAATGGCCGATCGGGTGGCGGACCGGACGTCCGCGCCGTCCTCCTCCGCCGGCCGGGAGCCGCTGGTCGAGCTGGGCAGCCTGCGCGCCCTGTGCGGCGGCGATGCGGCGATGCTGGCGGAACTGCTCGACGATTTCGTCTCCATCGGCCGCGGCGTGGTCGCCGACCTGGGCATGGCGCTGGACGATGGCGACCGCGACTGGGTGCGGGCCTGCGCCCACAATCTGAAGGGGTCGTCGCGCAACGCCGGCGCCAAGCCGCTGGCGGAGGCCGCCCGCCTGCTGGAGCAGGCCGCCGCCGAAGGCGCGCCACTCGCCCGTCTGACGGAAGCGGCGGACCGGCTGCGCGCGGTCTTCGCCGCCACCTGCGAGGCCATCGGCAAGGAGTTGGCCGGCGCGGAGCGGCCGACGGCATGA
- a CDS encoding ATP-binding protein, whose product MTRIVEAWRRIPTVSAKFLLILVPSLVVAVSLFSTLFFCDRYADLKETLRGKVASIADINAPALSNILRTLDDQMIGNAMRAIGANREVTCIEVSDDLAGRLFSWPPRPQAQGCPSGGDTGVERRPIPSQTGRIGTLTLHYGDAAVREQLRQEVVSAAVLLLLMLGGTVAAALAALRLTVGRPLNRLVASILESERGGGHQPVDWRAADELGRVIQAHNAMLARLGQEEAALRKSEKRLALAITATRSSVWDYDLETGQYWWSKEFPFLLGYGPSELPMTAATWASLLHPDEAERVMVDSRRRLRDRAMAYTAVYRMRRRDGQWAWIEDRATAQRDAYGRARRLTGTMSDITERVRAELDLAHERNVLQVTLDNTDQGIIKVDGDGRVVTANRRAAELLNVPPTALAGNPPFADVVARQRRQGEFGEMGDDPDLYLTYGTGPGHGGDADEPAGMVDQPFTFKRRRPDGRIVEVRTNPLPEGGFVRTLTDVTVEARSAEEIFNAMQELERAYADLKETQANLVQAEKMASLALLVAGVAHEINTPIGIAFSCATHLSGRTGQLAETFERGTMRKSELAAYVATASEASRLIEQNLTRAAELIQSFKRVAVDQTSEERRRFDLLAYLDEVVTSLGPTLRKSPHRVAIACSPGIVLDSFPGALSQVMTNLVMNALTHAFPQDCNGHIVIDVDELSEGEVEIRFSDDGVGIAAENLPKVFEPFFTTRRGTGGSGLGLHIVFNLVTQSLGGRISVDSVPGDGTTFTLRIPKTAATPQPPTAAPPPPVSLETEPA is encoded by the coding sequence ATGACCAGGATCGTTGAGGCGTGGCGGCGCATCCCGACTGTATCGGCCAAATTCCTGCTGATTCTGGTCCCCAGTCTGGTTGTGGCGGTCTCGCTGTTCTCGACCCTGTTCTTCTGTGACCGTTACGCCGATCTGAAGGAGACGCTGCGGGGCAAGGTGGCGTCCATCGCCGACATCAACGCGCCGGCCCTGTCGAATATCCTGCGGACCCTCGACGACCAGATGATCGGCAACGCCATGCGGGCGATCGGCGCCAACCGGGAAGTGACCTGCATCGAGGTGAGCGACGATCTCGCCGGCAGGCTGTTCAGCTGGCCGCCCCGGCCGCAGGCGCAGGGCTGCCCGTCCGGCGGCGATACCGGCGTCGAACGGCGGCCGATCCCTTCGCAAACCGGCCGGATCGGCACCCTCACCCTGCATTACGGCGACGCCGCCGTGCGCGAGCAGCTGCGCCAGGAGGTGGTCAGCGCCGCCGTGCTGCTTCTGCTGATGCTGGGCGGCACCGTCGCGGCGGCGCTGGCGGCGCTGCGCCTGACGGTGGGGCGGCCGCTGAACCGGCTGGTCGCCTCCATCCTGGAATCCGAACGGGGCGGCGGGCACCAGCCGGTGGACTGGCGCGCCGCGGACGAGCTGGGGCGGGTGATCCAGGCCCACAACGCGATGCTCGCCCGGCTCGGCCAGGAGGAGGCCGCCCTGCGCAAGAGCGAGAAGCGGCTGGCGCTGGCCATCACCGCGACCCGCTCCTCCGTCTGGGATTACGATCTGGAGACCGGACAATATTGGTGGTCGAAGGAGTTCCCCTTTCTGCTCGGCTACGGCCCGAGCGAACTGCCGATGACGGCGGCGACCTGGGCCTCGCTGCTGCATCCGGACGAGGCCGAACGGGTGATGGTCGACTCGCGACGGCGGCTGCGCGACCGCGCCATGGCCTACACCGCCGTCTACCGCATGCGGCGGCGGGACGGCCAGTGGGCATGGATCGAGGACCGCGCCACCGCCCAGCGCGACGCCTACGGCCGCGCCCGGCGCCTGACCGGCACCATGTCCGACATCACCGAGCGGGTGCGGGCGGAACTGGATCTGGCGCATGAGCGCAATGTGCTTCAGGTCACGCTGGACAACACCGACCAGGGAATCATCAAGGTCGACGGCGACGGCCGGGTGGTGACGGCGAACCGCCGGGCGGCGGAGCTGCTGAACGTCCCGCCGACGGCGCTCGCCGGCAATCCGCCTTTCGCCGACGTGGTGGCGCGTCAGCGCCGCCAGGGCGAATTCGGCGAGATGGGCGACGATCCCGACCTCTATCTGACCTACGGGACCGGGCCGGGACACGGCGGCGACGCGGACGAACCGGCCGGAATGGTCGACCAGCCCTTCACCTTCAAGCGCCGCCGGCCAGACGGCCGCATCGTCGAGGTGCGGACCAACCCGCTGCCGGAAGGCGGCTTCGTCCGCACCCTGACCGACGTGACGGTCGAAGCGCGTTCCGCCGAGGAGATCTTCAATGCGATGCAGGAGCTGGAACGCGCCTACGCCGACCTGAAGGAGACCCAGGCCAATCTGGTCCAGGCGGAGAAGATGGCCTCGCTCGCCCTGCTGGTCGCCGGCGTCGCCCATGAGATCAACACCCCGATCGGCATCGCCTTCAGCTGCGCCACCCACCTCTCCGGCCGGACCGGCCAGCTGGCCGAGACGTTCGAGCGCGGAACGATGAGGAAATCGGAACTCGCCGCCTATGTCGCCACCGCCAGCGAAGCCTCCCGGCTGATCGAGCAGAACCTGACCCGCGCCGCCGAGCTGATCCAGAGCTTCAAGCGGGTCGCCGTCGACCAGACCAGCGAGGAACGGCGCCGTTTCGACCTGCTGGCCTATCTGGACGAGGTGGTGACCTCGCTCGGCCCCACCCTGCGCAAGAGCCCCCACCGCGTCGCCATCGCCTGTTCGCCCGGCATCGTCCTGGACAGCTTTCCCGGCGCGCTGAGCCAGGTGATGACCAATCTGGTGATGAACGCGCTGACCCACGCCTTCCCGCAGGACTGCAACGGGCACATCGTGATCGATGTCGACGAGCTGTCCGAGGGCGAGGTGGAAATCCGCTTCTCCGACGACGGCGTCGGCATCGCCGCGGAAAATCTGCCCAAGGTGTTCGAGCCCTTCTTCACCACGCGGCGCGGCACCGGCGGCAGCGGGCTGGGGTTGCACATCGTGTTCAATCTGGTCACCCAGTCGCTGGGCGGGCGGATCTCGGTTGACAGCGTTCCCGGCGATGGAACTACCTTCACCCTGCGCATCCCGAAGACCGCCGCCACCCCGCAACCGCCCACCGCCGCACCGCCGCCGCCCGTATCGCTGGAGACCGAACCCGCATGA
- a CDS encoding STAS domain-containing protein: protein MDFKTTNTGDATEVGMTGRLEFTDHDRLRDIVELLETPGMRRFIIEMSGLEFIDSAGLGMLLILQEEAETRNIKMIVRCPPGDVRRSIDLARLGEILTLEA, encoded by the coding sequence ATGGATTTCAAGACGACCAACACAGGCGATGCGACCGAAGTCGGGATGACGGGGCGCCTGGAGTTCACCGACCATGACCGGCTGCGCGACATCGTCGAACTGCTGGAGACGCCCGGCATGCGGCGCTTCATCATCGAGATGTCGGGGCTGGAGTTCATCGACTCCGCCGGTCTCGGCATGCTGCTGATCCTTCAGGAGGAGGCGGAGACCCGCAACATCAAGATGATCGTCCGCTGCCCTCCGGGAGATGTGAGACGGTCGATCGATCTGGCGCGGCTGGGCGAGATTCTCACCCTCGAAGCCTGA
- a CDS encoding ATP-binding protein — translation MDGVHHDCAGDRPAEPALRGFSLLRDSVPAEMAARVVARFGGTAHGRPDWRPDGPPGGQPDESGNPAGRAMETLLMERADRDRLRAAFDRRPFLTVELGEGVDEAAALQDDWSGVPAADHPDLPGFYLSLTTGTAYGLQCPVLVCDELERRGVLEPQRRSSVELCLHEAVANAIVHGNLGLSSAVKGEPGGYRRFSEMMRDRLEDPAVLRRRLDIFCRWTMHGIAIAVVDQGGGFDADLAPAVTGNKARSGRGFVFMRSLASRVTVTDGGRCTVLQFDR, via the coding sequence ATGGACGGCGTTCATCACGATTGCGCCGGCGACCGTCCGGCCGAGCCGGCCTTGCGCGGCTTCAGCCTGCTGCGCGACAGCGTGCCCGCCGAGATGGCCGCCCGCGTGGTGGCGCGTTTCGGCGGAACGGCGCATGGACGGCCGGACTGGCGACCGGACGGGCCGCCGGGCGGTCAGCCCGACGAATCGGGCAACCCTGCGGGTCGGGCGATGGAAACGCTGCTGATGGAGCGGGCCGACCGCGACCGCCTGCGCGCCGCCTTCGATCGCCGCCCGTTCCTGACGGTGGAGCTTGGGGAAGGGGTGGACGAGGCGGCGGCCTTGCAGGACGACTGGTCCGGCGTGCCCGCGGCGGATCATCCCGACCTGCCGGGATTCTATCTGTCATTGACCACCGGGACCGCCTATGGCCTGCAATGCCCGGTGCTGGTCTGCGACGAGCTGGAGCGGCGCGGCGTGCTGGAGCCGCAGCGCCGTTCCAGCGTGGAGCTTTGCCTGCATGAGGCGGTCGCCAACGCCATCGTCCATGGCAATCTCGGCCTGTCCAGCGCGGTGAAGGGCGAGCCCGGCGGCTATCGCCGCTTCAGCGAGATGATGCGCGACCGGCTGGAGGATCCCGCCGTGCTGCGCCGGCGCCTGGACATCTTCTGCCGCTGGACCATGCACGGCATCGCCATCGCCGTGGTGGACCAGGGCGGCGGTTTCGACGCCGACCTGGCCCCGGCGGTTACCGGCAACAAGGCGCGCTCGGGCCGCGGCTTCGTCTTCATGCGCTCGCTGGCCTCGCGGGTGACGGTGACCGATGGCGGACGCTGCACCGTCCTCCAGTTCGACCGCTGA
- a CDS encoding PP2C family protein-serine/threonine phosphatase, translating to MAAPALSLSDCRVLIVDDNEFNRKSLALVIRRAGITDIAFAENGREGLAAVDRFRPDLVLLDVDMPVMNGWEMCEALRRNATHEELPVLFQTALDSDDEQVRCFEAGGNDFISKPIKPGECVARVRHQLEKRKLFNDLATFRERVQRELSHARAMQTSLLPENRRLVEVAERYGLTLDAHFETSSELGGDFWGLYPLGDGRLGLLMVDFAGHGITAAINTFRLHTLIDRLPMQHMAPSQWLGQLNAALKDVLPTGQFATAFFGILDLAIDTLTFAAAGSPNPVLGTPGGPKRNGPDIRLLDSAGLVLGASRRARYVDQSHRLPRGGFLFLYSDALIECGGEGTAPLGQDAVPDFVRDGLARDRQHPLRPMMDSFYARTSLPLRDDLTAVWVARRA from the coding sequence ATGGCCGCGCCCGCCCTGTCGCTGTCGGATTGCCGTGTCCTGATCGTCGACGACAATGAATTCAACCGCAAATCGCTCGCCCTGGTGATCCGCCGGGCCGGCATCACCGACATCGCCTTCGCCGAGAACGGACGGGAAGGGCTGGCGGCGGTCGACCGTTTCCGCCCCGACCTCGTGCTGCTCGACGTCGACATGCCGGTGATGAATGGCTGGGAAATGTGCGAGGCGCTGCGCCGCAACGCGACGCACGAGGAGTTGCCGGTGCTGTTCCAGACCGCGCTGGACAGCGACGACGAGCAGGTCCGTTGTTTCGAGGCCGGCGGCAACGACTTCATCTCCAAGCCGATCAAGCCGGGCGAATGCGTGGCCCGCGTCCGCCATCAGCTGGAAAAGCGCAAGCTGTTCAACGACCTCGCCACCTTCCGCGAGCGGGTCCAGCGCGAGCTGTCGCATGCCCGCGCCATGCAGACCTCGCTCCTGCCGGAAAACCGGCGGCTGGTCGAGGTGGCGGAGCGCTACGGCCTCACCCTCGATGCCCATTTCGAAACCTCGTCCGAACTGGGCGGCGATTTCTGGGGGCTCTACCCGCTGGGGGATGGGCGGCTCGGGCTGTTGATGGTCGATTTCGCCGGGCATGGCATCACGGCGGCGATCAACACCTTCCGCCTGCACACGCTGATCGACCGCCTGCCGATGCAGCACATGGCGCCGTCGCAATGGCTGGGACAACTGAACGCCGCGTTGAAGGACGTGCTGCCGACCGGCCAGTTCGCCACCGCCTTCTTCGGCATCCTCGACCTCGCCATCGACACGCTGACCTTCGCCGCGGCGGGCTCGCCCAATCCGGTGCTGGGAACGCCGGGCGGCCCCAAGCGGAACGGGCCGGACATCCGCCTGCTCGATTCGGCGGGGCTGGTGCTGGGCGCCTCGCGCCGGGCGCGGTATGTCGACCAGAGCCATCGCCTGCCGCGTGGCGGCTTCCTGTTCCTCTACAGCGATGCCCTGATCGAATGCGGCGGGGAGGGGACCGCTCCGCTGGGCCAGGATGCCGTCCCCGATTTCGTCCGTGACGGGCTGGCCCGCGACCGCCAGCACCCGTTGCGCCCGATGATGGACAGCTTCTATGCCCGCACCAGCCTGCCGCTGCGCGACGATCTGACCGCCGTCTGGGTCGCCCGGCGGGCCTGA
- a CDS encoding NAD kinase, whose translation MTDPAAPKATMQPADIPSADAQAPLLPAPDALRIAFACADTDEARAARTRLVHRYGNAIADEADVVVALGGDGFLLETLHRALTRNRERPTPVYGMNRGSVGFLLNAYREEDLAERIVASQHVRLHPLRMVATRMNGERVEALGINEVSLLRETRQAAKLRITIDGVVRLPELICDGALVATPAGSTAYNLSAHGPIVPLNAGVLALTPISAFRPRRWRGALLPHAARITFDVLEETKRPVSAVADFTEVREVLRVEVQECRDVGLTLLFDPELNFEERILKEQFAP comes from the coding sequence ATGACCGACCCAGCCGCCCCGAAGGCCACCATGCAGCCAGCCGACATCCCGTCCGCCGATGCGCAGGCGCCCCTGCTGCCCGCGCCCGACGCGCTGCGCATCGCCTTCGCCTGCGCCGACACCGACGAGGCGCGCGCCGCCCGCACCAGGCTGGTCCACCGCTATGGCAACGCCATCGCCGACGAGGCCGACGTGGTGGTGGCGCTGGGCGGCGACGGCTTCCTGCTGGAAACGCTGCACCGGGCGCTGACCCGCAACCGCGAAAGACCGACCCCGGTCTACGGCATGAATCGCGGGTCGGTCGGCTTCCTGCTGAACGCCTACCGCGAGGAGGATCTGGCGGAGCGCATCGTGGCCTCCCAGCATGTCCGGCTGCATCCGCTGCGCATGGTGGCGACGCGGATGAATGGCGAACGGGTCGAGGCGCTCGGCATCAACGAGGTCTCGCTGCTGCGCGAGACGCGCCAGGCGGCCAAGCTGCGCATCACCATCGACGGGGTGGTCCGGCTGCCCGAGCTGATTTGCGACGGCGCCCTGGTGGCGACGCCGGCCGGCAGCACCGCCTACAACCTGTCGGCCCATGGCCCGATCGTCCCGCTGAACGCCGGGGTGCTGGCCCTGACCCCGATCAGCGCCTTCCGCCCGCGGCGCTGGCGTGGCGCCCTGCTTCCGCATGCCGCCCGCATCACCTTCGACGTGCTGGAGGAGACCAAGCGCCCGGTCAGCGCCGTCGCCGACTTCACCGAGGTGCGCGAGGTTCTGCGGGTCGAGGTGCAGGAGTGCCGCGATGTCGGCCTGACCCTGCTGTTCGACCCCGAGCTGAATTTCGAGGAGCGCATCCTGAAGGAACAGTTCGCGCCCTGA